DNA sequence from the Gordonia polyisoprenivorans genome:
AAATTGAACTGCTCGCGCAGTCTGCGCTCCAGGAAGCGGCGATAGCCGGCCTCGAGGAAACCGGTGGTGAACAAGACGAACGTGGGTGGACGTACCGCGGCCTGCGTGGCGAACATGACCCGCGGTTGGCGTCCGCCGCGCAGTGGCGGCGGGGTGGCCGCGATGACCTCCTTGAGCCAATTGTTCAGCGGCCCCGTCGAGATCCGCTTGTCCCACGAGTCGAGCGCACCCTCGAGCGCAGGCACCAGCTTCTGCACGGCTCGGCCTGTCATCGCCGAGATGTTGACCCGCCGCGCCCACGGCACCCGCGCGAGTTCCCGGTCGATCTCCTTGTCCAGGGTGTACCGCCGGTCCTCATCGACCAGATCCCATTTGTTGAAGGCGATCACCAGCGCTCGACCCGAGTCGATGATCATCGAAAGAACGCGCAGATCCTGCTCGGTGATGGGCTCGGAAGCGTCGATCAGCAGGATCGCCACCTCGGCGGCGTCGAGCGCCGACCGCGTCCGCAACGATGCGTAGTACTCGTGACCGCTGGCCGTGCGGACCTTGCGCCGCAGACCCGCGGTGTCGACGAATTGCCACGTCTTGCCGTCGAGTTCGATCAGCTCGTCCACCGGATCCACGGTGGTACCGGCAACATTGTCGACCACCGAGCGTTCCGACCCGGCAAGCTTGTTCAGCAGCGAACTCTTGCCGACGTTCGGTTTCCCGACGAGCGCGACCCGGCGCGGCCCGCCGAGCCGGATACCGGCGTCCTCTCGCGGCGTATGCGGCAGCCGCTCGAGGATGACGTCGAGGACATCGCCGGCGCCTCGACCGTGCGCCGCCGACACCGGGTGCGGCTCACCGAGTCCCAGCGACCACAGTGAGGCCGCCTCGGCCTCCTGCCGCTCGCTGTCGATCTTGTTGGCCACCAGGATGACCGGGGTCTTCGATCGGCGCAGCGTGCGGGCGACGGCCTCGTCGGTCGTGGTGGCCCCGACGGTCCCGTCGACGACGAGCACGATCACGTCGGCCGTGCGCATCGCGAGTTCGGCCTGCGCCGCCACCGCTTGCTGTAGGCCCTTCGCATCCGGTTCCCAACCGCCGGTGTCGACGACGGTGAACCGGCGGCCCGACCACGTCGCCGAATACGAGACGCGGTCACGGGTCACGCCGGGGATGTCCTCGACGACGGCCTCACGGCGGCCGAGGATACGGTTCACGAGAGTTGACTTGCCGACGTTCGGGCGACCGACGATGGCGACCTCGGGGACCCGTTCGGCCTCCCCGAACTCCTCGATGTCGTCGAAGTCGCCGAGATCCCACTCGGTTTCGTCGCTCCAGGTGCCGTCGCCGGGCAGGGCGAGCGCGTCGGCTGTGCCGCCGGTGGCGTCGGACATGTCGGTCACGAGGCAACTCCGATCCGTGCGCGGACCAGTTCGACCAACCGGTCGAGAACCTGGTCCAGGGTCATGTCGCTGGTGTCCACCAGCACCGCATCGTCGGCCTGCCGCAGCGGGGACACCGCACGGGTCGAGTCGAGATGGTCGCGTCGGTTCACCGCGGCAAGGACCTCGGCGTGGTCGCTGGTCCGTCCCGCGGCGAGGTTCTGGCGGTGCCGGCGTTCGGCCCGCGCCTCGGGTGATGCGGTGAGAAAGATCTTGATCGCGGCGTCGGGGAACACCACGGTGCCGATGTCTCGACCCTCGACCACCAGCAGCTCCGATTCGGCCTGGCGGCGTTGCAGCGCAACGAGTTTGGTTCTCACGGCCGGGACCGCCGACACCGCGGAGACGGCGGCGGTGACCGCATCGGAGCGGATCGGACCGCTGACGTCCTCACTGTCGAGGAACACCCGCGATGAGCCGTCTCCGTTGGGACGCAAGGCGATATCGGCGGCGTCGACGGTTGCGGCAACCGCATCCGCGTCGGCGGGATCCACCCCGGCCCGCTGCACCGCGAGGGTGGCCGCGCGATACATCGCGCCGGTGTCGAGATAGTGCGCGCCGACCTTGTGCGCCAACAACTTCGACACACTCGACTTGCCGGTTCCGGCGGGGCCGTCGATCGCGATCACACCGCCGCTCACAGGCCGACCGCCTTGTACAGCGCACCGATCTCATCGCGCCCGAGTACCCGCAGACTTCCCGGACGCTGTTCGCCGAGGGCCACGGTGCCGATGTGGGTCCGCACCAGCGCCTGCACCGGGAAACCGACCTCCTCCATCAGCCGACGGACGATCCGATTCCTGCCCTCGTGCAACACGATTCGGACCTGGGACTCGCCCTGGTGCACACCGAGGATGGTGAAGCCGTCGACGGCGACCGGCCCGTCGTCGAGTTCGACCCCGTCACGCAGCGTGCGCACCAGCGACCGGGGCACCTCACCGCGCACCCAGGCCAGATAGGTCTTGGGCACCTCGTAGGACGGATGCATGAGGCGGTTGGCCAGTTCACCGTCGTTGGTGAGCAGCAACAGACCTTCGGTGTCGGCGTCGAGCCGGCCGACGTGGAAGAGTCGCTGACCCGACATGACCCGCTCGGCGACGATGTCACCGACGCAGGGGCGACCCTGGTCGTCGGACATCGTGGACTGCCAGCCCTTGGGCTTGTTCAGCGCGAGGTACTGCCGTGTCTCGTCCATGATGACCCGGGCGCCGTCGACCCGGATGATCGCGGTGTCGGGATTGATCCGCAGACCCTGCTCGGTGACGACCTCGCCGTCGACCTCGACACGCCCGGCGGCGATGAGCTCCTCGGCGCCGCGCCGCGAGGCCACACCGGCCTGCGCGAGCACCTTTTGCAGGCGCACCCCGTCGGCGACATAGGTGGCGCCCTGTTCCTCGACGTCGGGTGTGGGGCCCTGGTGGCGTGCGGGCCGGGCGTTGTTGAGCCGGATCCGACCGGCCTTCACATCGGGTTGCGAACTCCCCTTGCGGTGCCGCTTCTTGGCCTGTGCCGGCTGCTGGGCACCCGCGCCGCCGGCGCCCTTGCCCGCAGGCTTGCCGCCGCGCCGACCGCTCGCGGCGTTGTCTGCCCGCGAACCGTCGCCGGTGGCCTTGCCGCGCGGTGTGGCGTTTCTGTCCGCCCTACCGTTCTTGTCGGTCTTGCTGTTCTTGTCTGTCCTGCGTCGTCCCGGTGTGCCGTCCCGGCCAGCGGTTGCCATATCTCAGTCCTGATTCTCGAGGTCGTCGTCGGCGACGCCGATCGGCGATGTGCCGTCGGGTGCCCCCTCTGAGTCTGACGCTTTACCCGCGAGTTTGGCGAATCGGGGATCGGAGTTGAGTTCCTCGTCGAGGTCGTCGATGAGGTCGACGTCGGGCAGCAGGGGTGCGAGATCGGGCAGTTCCTCCAGTGAGGCGAGGCCGAGGCGTTCGAGGAACAATTCGGTTGTGCCGTAGGTGGTGGCGGTGGTCTGCGGATCGGTTCCGACCTCGTTGATCAGTCCGCGCGCCACCAGGGTTCGGATGACACCGTCGACGTTGACGCCGCGGATCGCGCTGACCCGCGCCCGCGAGACGGGCTGCCGGTAGGCGATCACCGCCAGGGTTTCCAGCGCGGCCCGGGTCAGTTTCGAGCGCGCACCGTCGAGCAGCAGTCGCTCGACGTAGGGTGCGTAGTCGGCTCGGGTGTAGTACCGCCAGCCGTCCCCGGCGAAGCGCAGATCGATTCCGCTGTGCGCCGAGGTCAGCTCCGCCGACATCTCGTTGAGCATCTCCCGGACCCGTAGCGCGTCGACGCCGATCGCGTTCGCCAGTTCGTCGGAGGTCACCGGTGTGTCGACGACGAGCAGCAGGGCCTCCAGTGCGGAGCGGAGTTCCGCGTCGTCGACGGTCTCGTCGGTGGCGACGTCGAGGGCGCCCTGACCGGGCTCGGAGGCACCCTCGGCTGTGTGGTCCCCGTGTCCCTGGTCCTCGAGTTCCTGGTCCTTGTGTCCCTGATCCTCGACTGCCCGCTCGGGGGATGGTGCGTCGTGCGGCTCGGTCATCCGTAGTCCTCTGCCTTGTCGAAACTCAGATCGTCGAGTTCTCGCTCCCCCGACCACAGCACCCGCAGGTCACCGAGCGCCTCGGGTTGGGAGAACGTGATCGCGCGTTCCCGGAACAGTTCGAGCAAAGCCAAGAAGCTGCCGACCACCTCCAGCGGGCTGGCGCAGCCGGCGACGAGTTGACCGAAGGTCAGCCCGTCGCCGGGTGCACTGTCGGCCAGCAGTCCCGCCATCCGTTGCGCCTGCGCTGGCACCGACACCTGGTGCGAGTCGTGCAGGTGGTCGAGACCCACGGTCGGTATCGGCCGCGGTCGCAACGCCGCCGCGGCGACCTCGGCGAACCCTCCGGGCGTGACACCCAACGTCACCTCGGGCAACAGATCGGCGTAACGCTCCTCCAGCGATACCGCACGCGGATACCGTTGGAGCGCAGCGGCTTCCAACTCACCGAACAGCGCCGCCACCTGCTTGTACGCACGGTATTGCAGGAGCCGCGCGAACAGCAGGTCGCGCGCCTCGAGCAGCGCGAGATCCTCGGGATCGTCGACCTCCCCGGACGGCAACAGACGGGCGGCCTTGAGATCGAGCAGCGTCGCGGCCACCACGAGGAATTCGGTGGTCTGCTCCAATCCCAACTCCGGTCCCATCTCCCGGGTGTAGGCGATGAAGTCGTCGGTCACCTCGTGCAGCGCCACCTCGGTCACGTCGAGGCGATGCTGACTGATTAGGTTGAGCAGCAGGTCGAAAGGGCCCTCGAAGTTCGCCAAACGTACGCGAAAACCGGAGTCCGGCTCAGCCGGTGCCGAGTCGGGAGCAGCATCTGCCCCGCCGACGTCGCTCGGTTCGCTCATGCCTGCTTGACGTTGCGCGCGATGACCTCACGAGCCAGAGCCCGATAAGCCTGTGCTCCAGCAGATTTCGGCGCCCACGAGGTGATCGGTTCGCCGGCCACGCTGGTTTCCGGGAAGCGGACGGTGCGCGCGATGACGGTGTCGTACACCTTGTCGCCGAACACCTCGACGACCCGCGCCATCACCTCCCGGGAATGCAGGGTGCGCGCGTCGAACATGGTCACCAGGATTCCGCCGACGTCCAGACGCATGTTGAGGCGGTCGTGGACCTTCTCGATGGTGTCGGTGAGCAACGCCAGTCCACGCAGGCTGAAGTACTCGCACTCCATCGGGATCAGCACCGTGTCGGCGCAGGCCAGGGCGTTGACGGTGAGCAGGCCCAGCGACGGCTGGCAGTCGATGAGCACGACGTCGTAGCGGTCGAGGACCGGATGCAGGGCACGGGCCAGAGCCTGTTCGCGGCCGACCTCGGTGACCAGTTGGATCTCGGCGGCCGAGAGGTCGATGTTGCTGGGCAGCAGGTCCAGCCCGTCGACCCGGGTACGCATCAGCACCTCGTCGGTGGGTGCATGCGGCGGCACGAGCAGGTTGTAGACGGTCTCGTCGAGTTCGTGATGCGGCACACCCAATCCCGCGGACAGCGCACCCTGCGGGTCGAGGTCGACCAGCAGCACGCGGCGGCCGTACTCGGCGAGGGCCGCACCCAGATTGATCGTGGAGGTGGTCTTGCCGACCCCACCCTTCTGGTTACAGACCGCGATGACCGTCGCCGGTCCGTGCCGATCGAGCGGGGTCGGTTCGGGAACGGGACGGTAGGGACGACCGGTGGGACCGATCTGATCGTCGGCCTGGACCCGTGCGGTGCGGTGATCGGTCTCGTCGATGTCCGCGCCGCTGGGAACCTCGAGACGGTACTGGTCGTCGAAGTGGGCGCTGGGTCGCCGGGTGCTCGAGATACTCACCGCTGCGCAGCCCCCTTTCTGTCGTCTCGGCCCGGCCGTTTCGGCCCGGACCTCCACCAAAGCCTAGTGGGTCGCGCCGACGATCCCGTGGAGCATCGCCGCAACCATGAGCGTTCGTCGCCGACCGCGTCACCGCGCCCGTGGGTGCGCGGTCGCGTACACCTCGCGCATCGTGTTCACCGTCACCAGCGTGTAGACCTGAGTCGTCGTCACCGACGCATGCCCCAACAGTTCCTGGACCACGCGAACATCGGCTCCGCCGTCGAGGAGATGGGTGGCGAAACTGTGCCGCAGGGTGTGCGGCGACACCGCGCCCTCGAGTCCGGCACGTTCGGCCGCCGCCGCCAACACCTGCCAGGCACCCTGTCGGGTGAGCCGGCCCCCGCGGGCGTTGAGGAACAGTGCCGCGGTCGATCTACGCACGAGCGTCGGGCGTCCGCGTACCAGGTATGCCTCGAGAGCATCGACGGCCGGCCCGCCGACGGGCACCACCCGCTCCTTGCCGCCCTTGCCGCGTAACCGCACCGCCCGGGTGTCGGTGTCGATGTCGTCGAGATCGAGCCCGGTGGCCTCGGAGATGCGTGCGCCGCAACTGTAGAGGAGCTCCAGGAGTGCTCGATCACGGAGCGCGCGTGCGTGATCGGGGGCTCCGGAGGCGTCCAGGATGCGTTCGACGTCGCTCACCGACAACGCCTTGGGTAGCCGGCGAGCCGGGCTCGGCGGGCGAACCGCGTGGGCGACGTCGTCGGCGACCAGCCCCTCCGCCGCGGCGAACTTGTGAAAACCTCTGGTGGCCACCAGGGTTCGCGCCACCGAACTCTCCGCGAGCGGCCGTTCCCCGGATTCGGGGGCACCCCTGCGCAACGCGACGAGGAACTCACGGACATCGGCTTCGGCCACGTCGGCGAGATCGTCGATCTTCCGTGCACGCAGGTACTGCCGATAGCGTCCGAGGTCACGACCATAGGAGCTCAGCGTGTTCGCCGCAACGCCACGTTCGACGGTCAGATGATCGAGATAGCGGGTGATCGCCACGTCGATGCCCACCTGCTCGGTCATGCCGACTCCTCGCTTCCGATCCGCACTCCCCGACTCCCGGCGTGGCCCGCCGGTCGGCGCCTACCGGCGCGCGCCGCGCTCCCGCCGGGCACGAAAAGCACTCGGCTCGTCGCGCCAGGGTGCCTCCACCGGCCGCAACGTGACCTCGCCCCGATCGGCCGCCGCGACAGCCAGGATGCCCGCGACGCTGGTCGCATTCACGATGTCACCGGCGAACACCTGGCGGACCGCATCATTGGTGGCGATCCACTCGATCGACATGTCGGCTTCCTCATCGCTGCGCTCGGCCGCGGTGAGCGCGTGCAACCCCTCGGCGAGGTAGAGGCGTAGCGCCTCGTCGGTGAAACCCGGCGACAGATCCAGATCGACCAGCACCTGCCACCGATCGGCAGCGAGGTCGGTTTCCTCGGCCAGTTCGCGTCGGGCGGCGTCCACCGCCGTTTCCGTCCCGGCCTGATCGAGGAGCCCGGCAGGCAATTCGAGCAGGCGGTGTCCGATCGGATGCCGGTATTGGCGGACCATCGCGATCCGACCCTGCTCGTCGCGGGCCACGACGGCCACCGCGCCGAAATGCTCGACGACCTCACGCTCGGCGGTTCGGCCACCGGGCATGACGACCTCGTCGACCCGCAACGCGAGGATCGCTCCGTCGTACACCAGGCGTGAACCACGAACCCCGAAGTCGTGGGTTCCGGCGCCGTCGGAAGCGGTGTCGCTCAAGCGCGATCGCCTCCGGCGTCGACTGCCCCGGCGGTCGCGACCTCGGACTCGTCGTTCTCGGCCTGCGGCGCGTCGTAGTCACCGAGGTCCACCGGAAGCCGTTCGGCCGCTTTGTATTTCAGAGCCGCATCGATGAACGCGCGGAACAGCGGGTGCGGGCGCGTCGGTCGGCTCTTCAGCTCCGGGTGGGCCTGGGTGGCCACCAGGAACGGGTGCACCTCGGAGGGATACTCGACGAACTCGACGAGATGCCCGTCGGGCGAGGTCCCGGAGAAAACCAGCCCGGACTCGGCGATGGTGTCGCGGTAGGTGTTGTTCACCTCGTAGCGGTGACGGTGACGTTCGGAGACCTCGGTGGTGCCGTAGGCCTTGGCGACCACCGAACCCTCTTTCAGCGTCGCCGGATAGGCACCCAGACGCATGGTTCCGCCCAGATCCGCCTCGCCGGCGACCGCATCGTGCTGGTCGGCCATCGTCGAGATCACCGGATGTGGTGTGTCCGGATCGAATTCGTCGGAACTGGCATGGTCGAGACCGACCGAGCGCGCCGCCTCGATGACGATGCACTGCAAGCCCAGGCACAGACCGAGGAGCGGGATGCCGCGACGGCGGGCATAGCTGATCGCGCCGACCTTGCCCTCAATGCCTCGAATACCGAAGCCCCCCGGGATGAGCACGCCGTCGACGTCGGAGAGCGCGGCCTGCGCCCCCTGCGATGTGGCGCATTCATCCGACGGCACCCACTTGATCTCGGTGCGCGCACGCCACGCGAAACCACCGGCCCGAATCGCCTCGGTCACCGACAGGTAGGCGTCGGGCAGGTCGACGTACTTGCCCACCAACGCGATTCGCACGGTCTCGCGGGGCTCGTGCACCCGATTGAGCAGCTCACCCCATTCGGTCCAATCCACGTCGCGGAAGGGCAGACCGAGTTTGCGGACCACGTAGGCGTCGAGTTGCTCGCTGTGCAGCACCTTGGGGATGTCGTAGATCGACGGCGCATCGGGTGTGGAGATGACGCCTTCGATGTCGACGTCGCACATGAGCGCGATCTTCTTCTTGAGACCTTCGGGGACGTCGCGGTCGCACCGCAGGATGAGCGCATCGGGCTGGATGCCGACGTTGCGCAGCGCGGCCACCGAATGCTGGGTGGGTTTGGTCTTGAGCTCGCCCGACGGCGCGAGGTAGGGCACCAGCGACACGTGCAGGAAGAAGACGTTGTCGCGCCCCACGTCGTGGCGGATCTGGCGGGCGGCCTCGATGAACGGCAACGACTCGATGTCACCGACGGTGCCACCGATCTCGGTGATCACCACATCGGGTGCCTCGCCGTCGTCGCCGGGCTCACGCATCGCGAGGACCCGCGACTTGAGTTCGTCGGTGATGTGCGGGATCACCTGCACCGTCTCGCCGAGGTACTCGCCGCGTCGTTCCTTGGCGATGACGCTCGAATACACCTGTCCGGTGGTCACATTCGCCGACTGCGACAGGTTGCGGTCGAGGAAGCGCTCGTAATGCCCGACGTCGAGATCGGTTTCCGCGCCGTCCTCGGTGACGAAGACCTCACCGTGCTGGAACGGATTCATCGTTCCCGGATCGACGTTGAGATACGGGTCGAGCTTCTGCATGGTGACCCGCAGACCGCGGGCCGTGAGGAGCTGACCGAGACTCGAGGCGGTCAAGCCCTTACCCAGGGACGAGGCGACTCCGCCCGTCACGAAAATATGTTTGGTGCCCGTATGAACGCGCAGTGGTCGCAAAACCGTTTCTCCCGTCGGCCGGATCAGGTCATGAAAGCCTGCTCACCTACGGGACTCCAGGGTAACACCACAGCGGGCTCGCGCCCGCCACGACACCGACGGGGCGGGCAGCCCCGCGTGTCGCGGCGGACGTCGGGTCACCGGTGACGATGTGCGCGCGTGGTGCGCTGCGCCTGGACTGCTCAGGCCGGTTGGGACTGAGCCGGTTGCGCGCCGACGGTGATGGCGCTTGCCCCCGGACCGGAGCCGAAGGAGCCGGACCGGCCCTGGCTCTCCTCGTCGAGCGCGAGGACGGTGGTGATCAGGCCGGTCTGGGCGTCGACGTTGTCGATCGTGGTGATCGCGTTGCGCAACGCCGGGTCCGAACGAATCACCGCTATCGGTGACACTCCCGTCGCCGAACCGCTGCGACCGACGAGTTCACCGCCCTGTGCACGGGCGGTCATCGCCGCGGCCAGCCGGGCGACCAGTTGCCCCTGGGCACCGGAGTTCTCCGGGAGCGCGTCGCCGGAGACGAACACCACCAGATCGGCGGGCCGGATCGCGTTGTCGACGTAGGTCAGGAAACCGCCGTCGCGCAGGGTTTGCAGCCCGGTCTGGCGATCGGCGACCGCGGCAGCGTTCTGATCGCTGCGGTGCATCACCAAGGTCCCCAACAGATCCCCGACCCGTGCGCCCGAGTCGGTCAGTTCCGCACGCAGTGTCGCACCCGGGGGAATCGTCTGGTCGACGATGGTGCGAACCTGTTCGGCGCTGTCGTCGCGCACGAGCTTGTCGGTGAGGCCGAGCTGCCCGGAAAACGTTGCACCCGCAGTCGACAGCGACTGTTTGACGGCGTCGACGTCGGAGTCGGCGGCGTTGGGCGTGGTGACGACGAGAACGGCGTGGCCCTTGAGCTGATCGGCGATCAGCCGCGGAGCGATCGCGGCGTCAAAGCTGTTCGCGGCGTTCACCTGATCGTTGAGACCGTCGCGCTGCTGCTCGAGGTCGCCGATCCGATCACGGCTCGTACCGGTCAGGGAATTGACGCGATCACCCACGAACCCCGAGCCGAGGAACAACCCCAGCGCGAGGGCCAAAAACACCGCCACCAACGAGATGGCGTGCTGGCGTAGAGAAATCATGTCCTACCTGTTCCAGACTCCCCGAGCCCACTCGAACAAGTGGTTCCATTGGGCCACAGCCCAATCGGTGATCTCCGGTCCCGCGCTCGAGAGCATCACCGCGGCGATGACCGCGATCAGCGCGGCGAGAATGACGCAGGCGATCGCCGCGCCGGACACCCGGCTGCGATACAGCGTCGCGACCGCCTTGGCGTCAACAAGTTTGGGTCCGACCTTGAGCCGGGTCAGGAACGTCGACGGCGTCGACTCACGACGCGAGCGGTCGAAGAAGTCGTCGAGAGATCCGCCGTAGCCGGCGGTGACGATGAGGTCGGCGCCATGGAAGTCGGTGAGCAGCAACGCGAGATCGGCCGCGGTTCCGGCGGCCGGGAAGGTCGTCGCACCGATGCCGAGGTCCTGGATGCGTTCGAGGCCGGGGGCGTGTCCGTCGGTGTCTGCGGGCAGCACCACCTGCGCACCACACCGCAGCGTCGCCGCCTTCATCTGTTCCGGGTCGCCGACAACGATCGCCGGTTTGTACCCCGCCTTCACCAGAGTGTCGGCGCCCGCACCCACGCCGACGAGAACCGGTGAGTACTCCTTGATGAACGGCTTCAGTGAACGCAGTTCGGTCCCGCGATCGGGTCCGTCGGCGACGATGACCACATGCTTGCCGGCCAGGGACACATCGATGTCGGGCACGCCGACACCGTCGATCAGAAGTGGCGACTCGCTGCGGATGAATTCGATCGTGTTGCCGGAGAAGGCTTCCAGATGATCGACCAGTCCGGTCTTGGCGTCGATCATCATGCTCGCGATGTCGTGCTCCTCGAGCGTGGTGCCGCGCGCGAGACGCCGGTCCCCGACCATCAGACGGTCATCGTGGACACGGAGCTTGGCGCCGTCCTTGACCCGCTTGAAGACCTCCGGTCCGACCTCGTCGAGCAGGACGATGCCGGAGGCGACCAGCACCTCGGGACCCAGATTCGGATAGCGGCCGCTGATCGACCGGGATGCGTTGACGACGGCGACGACGTTCGCCTCCACGAGCGCGTCAGCGGTCACGCGATCGAGATCGACCTCGTCGAGGATCGCGATGTCACCCGGCCCCACACGTTCGAGGAGGCGTTTGGTGTTCTTGTCGATTCTGGCGATACCAATGACGCCAGGCAGTTCTTCGGTGTTCCGCGCGAGCAGTGCAGGCATCTTCATGACCGCCATGATTGACCGCCCCGCGCATCGACTGCGGGAGGCGCGCCGCAACAATGGCAACTTTTGTCACACACGCATCAA
Encoded proteins:
- the der gene encoding ribosome biogenesis GTPase Der gives rise to the protein MSDATGGTADALALPGDGTWSDETEWDLGDFDDIEEFGEAERVPEVAIVGRPNVGKSTLVNRILGRREAVVEDIPGVTRDRVSYSATWSGRRFTVVDTGGWEPDAKGLQQAVAAQAELAMRTADVIVLVVDGTVGATTTDEAVARTLRRSKTPVILVANKIDSERQEAEAASLWSLGLGEPHPVSAAHGRGAGDVLDVILERLPHTPREDAGIRLGGPRRVALVGKPNVGKSSLLNKLAGSERSVVDNVAGTTVDPVDELIELDGKTWQFVDTAGLRRKVRTASGHEYYASLRTRSALDAAEVAILLIDASEPITEQDLRVLSMIIDSGRALVIAFNKWDLVDEDRRYTLDKEIDRELARVPWARRVNISAMTGRAVQKLVPALEGALDSWDKRISTGPLNNWLKEVIAATPPPLRGGRQPRVMFATQAAVRPPTFVLFTTGFLEAGYRRFLERRLREQFNFDGSPVRINVRVRDKRDRRKR
- the cmk gene encoding (d)CMP kinase; the protein is MSGGVIAIDGPAGTGKSSVSKLLAHKVGAHYLDTGAMYRAATLAVQRAGVDPADADAVAATVDAADIALRPNGDGSSRVFLDSEDVSGPIRSDAVTAAVSAVSAVPAVRTKLVALQRRQAESELLVVEGRDIGTVVFPDAAIKIFLTASPEARAERRHRQNLAAGRTSDHAEVLAAVNRRDHLDSTRAVSPLRQADDAVLVDTSDMTLDQVLDRLVELVRARIGVAS
- a CDS encoding pseudouridine synthase; this translates as MATAGRDGTPGRRRTDKNSKTDKNGRADRNATPRGKATGDGSRADNAASGRRGGKPAGKGAGGAGAQQPAQAKKRHRKGSSQPDVKAGRIRLNNARPARHQGPTPDVEEQGATYVADGVRLQKVLAQAGVASRRGAEELIAAGRVEVDGEVVTEQGLRINPDTAIIRVDGARVIMDETRQYLALNKPKGWQSTMSDDQGRPCVGDIVAERVMSGQRLFHVGRLDADTEGLLLLTNDGELANRLMHPSYEVPKTYLAWVRGEVPRSLVRTLRDGVELDDGPVAVDGFTILGVHQGESQVRIVLHEGRNRIVRRLMEEVGFPVQALVRTHIGTVALGEQRPGSLRVLGRDEIGALYKAVGL
- the scpB gene encoding SMC-Scp complex subunit ScpB produces the protein MTEPHDAPSPERAVEDQGHKDQELEDQGHGDHTAEGASEPGQGALDVATDETVDDAELRSALEALLLVVDTPVTSDELANAIGVDALRVREMLNEMSAELTSAHSGIDLRFAGDGWRYYTRADYAPYVERLLLDGARSKLTRAALETLAVIAYRQPVSRARVSAIRGVNVDGVIRTLVARGLINEVGTDPQTTATTYGTTELFLERLGLASLEELPDLAPLLPDVDLIDDLDEELNSDPRFAKLAGKASDSEGAPDGTSPIGVADDDLENQD
- a CDS encoding segregation and condensation protein A; its protein translation is MSEPSDVGGADAAPDSAPAEPDSGFRVRLANFEGPFDLLLNLISQHRLDVTEVALHEVTDDFIAYTREMGPELGLEQTTEFLVVAATLLDLKAARLLPSGEVDDPEDLALLEARDLLFARLLQYRAYKQVAALFGELEAAALQRYPRAVSLEERYADLLPEVTLGVTPGGFAEVAAAALRPRPIPTVGLDHLHDSHQVSVPAQAQRMAGLLADSAPGDGLTFGQLVAGCASPLEVVGSFLALLELFRERAITFSQPEALGDLRVLWSGERELDDLSFDKAEDYG
- a CDS encoding ParA family protein; translated protein: MSISSTRRPSAHFDDQYRLEVPSGADIDETDHRTARVQADDQIGPTGRPYRPVPEPTPLDRHGPATVIAVCNQKGGVGKTTSTINLGAALAEYGRRVLLVDLDPQGALSAGLGVPHHELDETVYNLLVPPHAPTDEVLMRTRVDGLDLLPSNIDLSAAEIQLVTEVGREQALARALHPVLDRYDVVLIDCQPSLGLLTVNALACADTVLIPMECEYFSLRGLALLTDTIEKVHDRLNMRLDVGGILVTMFDARTLHSREVMARVVEVFGDKVYDTVIARTVRFPETSVAGEPITSWAPKSAGAQAYRALAREVIARNVKQA
- the xerD gene encoding site-specific tyrosine recombinase XerD — protein: MTEQVGIDVAITRYLDHLTVERGVAANTLSSYGRDLGRYRQYLRARKIDDLADVAEADVREFLVALRRGAPESGERPLAESSVARTLVATRGFHKFAAAEGLVADDVAHAVRPPSPARRLPKALSVSDVERILDASGAPDHARALRDRALLELLYSCGARISEATGLDLDDIDTDTRAVRLRGKGGKERVVPVGGPAVDALEAYLVRGRPTLVRRSTAALFLNARGGRLTRQGAWQVLAAAAERAGLEGAVSPHTLRHSFATHLLDGGADVRVVQELLGHASVTTTQVYTLVTVNTMREVYATAHPRAR
- a CDS encoding NUDIX hydrolase, giving the protein MSDTASDGAGTHDFGVRGSRLVYDGAILALRVDEVVMPGGRTAEREVVEHFGAVAVVARDEQGRIAMVRQYRHPIGHRLLELPAGLLDQAGTETAVDAARRELAEETDLAADRWQVLVDLDLSPGFTDEALRLYLAEGLHALTAAERSDEEADMSIEWIATNDAVRQVFAGDIVNATSVAGILAVAAADRGEVTLRPVEAPWRDEPSAFRARRERGARR
- a CDS encoding CTP synthase; this encodes MRPLRVHTGTKHIFVTGGVASSLGKGLTASSLGQLLTARGLRVTMQKLDPYLNVDPGTMNPFQHGEVFVTEDGAETDLDVGHYERFLDRNLSQSANVTTGQVYSSVIAKERRGEYLGETVQVIPHITDELKSRVLAMREPGDDGEAPDVVITEIGGTVGDIESLPFIEAARQIRHDVGRDNVFFLHVSLVPYLAPSGELKTKPTQHSVAALRNVGIQPDALILRCDRDVPEGLKKKIALMCDVDIEGVISTPDAPSIYDIPKVLHSEQLDAYVVRKLGLPFRDVDWTEWGELLNRVHEPRETVRIALVGKYVDLPDAYLSVTEAIRAGGFAWRARTEIKWVPSDECATSQGAQAALSDVDGVLIPGGFGIRGIEGKVGAISYARRRGIPLLGLCLGLQCIVIEAARSVGLDHASSDEFDPDTPHPVISTMADQHDAVAGEADLGGTMRLGAYPATLKEGSVVAKAYGTTEVSERHRHRYEVNNTYRDTIAESGLVFSGTSPDGHLVEFVEYPSEVHPFLVATQAHPELKSRPTRPHPLFRAFIDAALKYKAAERLPVDLGDYDAPQAENDESEVATAGAVDAGGDRA
- a CDS encoding copper transporter — its product is MISLRQHAISLVAVFLALALGLFLGSGFVGDRVNSLTGTSRDRIGDLEQQRDGLNDQVNAANSFDAAIAPRLIADQLKGHAVLVVTTPNAADSDVDAVKQSLSTAGATFSGQLGLTDKLVRDDSAEQVRTIVDQTIPPGATLRAELTDSGARVGDLLGTLVMHRSDQNAAAVADRQTGLQTLRDGGFLTYVDNAIRPADLVVFVSGDALPENSGAQGQLVARLAAAMTARAQGGELVGRSGSATGVSPIAVIRSDPALRNAITTIDNVDAQTGLITTVLALDEESQGRSGSFGSGPGASAITVGAQPAQSQPA